A region from the Capra hircus breed San Clemente chromosome X unlocalized genomic scaffold, ASM170441v1, whole genome shotgun sequence genome encodes:
- the XIAP gene encoding E3 ubiquitin-protein ligase XIAP has product MTFNSFEGSKTCVPADIDKDEEFVEELNRLKTFANFPSSSPVSASALARAGFLYTGEGDTVRCFSCHAAVDRWRYGDSAIGRHRKVSPNCRFINGFYLENNAAQPTYSGVQNGQYKAENYLGNRNHFVLERPSETHAHYLLRTGQVVDLSDTVYPRTPVMCSEEARLKSFHNWPNYAHLTPRELARAGLYYTGIDDQVECFCCGGKLKNWEPCDRAWSEHRRHFPNCFFVLGRNINMQSESTIVSSDRNFPNSTNAPRNPAMADYEARIITFGTWMYSVNKEQLARAGFYALGEGDKVQCFHCGGGLNDWKPSEDPWEQHAKWFPGCKYLLEEKGQEYVNNIHLTHSIEESLARTAEKAPWLTERIDDKIVQNPMVQEAIRMGFSFKDIKKTMEGKIQTSGSNYKSLEVLVADLVNAQKDNTQGESSQTSLQKDISTEEQLRLLREEKLCKICMDRNIAVVFIPCGHLVTCKQCAEAVDKCPMCYTVITFKQKIFMS; this is encoded by the exons ATGACTTTTAACAGTTTTGAAGGATCTAAAACTTGTGTACCCGCAGACATCGATAAGGATGAAGAATTTGTAGAAGAGCTTAATAGATTAAAAACTTTTGCTAATTTTCCAAGTAGTAGTCCTGTTTCAGCATCAGCACTAGCACGAGCTGGTTTTCTGTATACTGGGGAAGGAGACACCGTGCGGTGCTTTAGTTGTCACGCAGCAGTAGATAGATGGCGATATGGAGACTCAGCAATTGGAAGACACAGGAAAGTATCCCCAAATTGCAGATTTATCAATGGCTTTTATTTGGAAAACAATGCTGCACAGCCTACATATTCTGGTGTCCAAAATGGTCAGTACAAAGCTGAAAACTATCTGGGAAACAGAAatcattttgttttagaaagGCCATCTGAGACTCATGCACACTATCTTTTGAGAACTGGACAAGTTGTAGATTTATCAGATACTGTATACCCAAGGACCCCTGTCATGTGTAGTGAAGAAGCTAGATTAAAGTCATTTCACAACTGGCCAAACTATGCCCACTTAACCCCAAGAGAGTTAGCTCGTGCTGGACTCTACTACACAGGTATTGACGATCAAGTAGAGTGCTTTTGTTGTGGTGGGAAGTTGAAAAATTGGGAACCTTGTGATCGTGCATGGTCAGAACATAGGCGACACTTTCCTAATTGCTTCTTTGTTTTGGGCCGGAATATTAATATGCAAAGTGAATCCACTATTGTGAGTTCTGATAGAAATTTCCCAAATTCAACAAATGCTCCAAGAAATCCAGCCATGGCAGATTACGAAGCACGGATCATTACATTTGGGACGTGGATGTACTCGGTTAACAAGGAGCAGCTTGCAAGAGCTGGATTTTATGCTTTAG GTGAAGGTGATAAAGTACAGTGTTTTCACTGTGGAGGAGGGCTAAATGATTGGAAACCCAGTGAAGACCCTTGGGAACAACATGCTAAGTGGTTTCCAGG ctGTAAATATCTGTTAGAAGAGAAAGGACAAGAATATGTAAACAATATTCATTTAACCCATTCAATTGAGGAGTCTTTG GCGAGAACTGCTGAAAAAGCACCATGGTTAACTGAAAGAATTG ATGATAAAATAGTCCAAAATCCTATGGTACAAGAAGCTATACGAATGGGATTCAGTTTCAAGGACATTAAGAAAACAATGGAGGGGAAAATTCAGACATCTGGGAGCAACTACAAATCACTTGAGGTTCTGGTTGCAGATCTAGTGAATGCTCAAAAAGACAATACACAAGGTGAATCAAGTCAGACTTCATTACAGAAAG ACATTAGTACTGAAGAGCAGCTAAGGCTCCTACGAGAGGAGAAGCTTTGCAAAATCTGTATGGATAGAAATATTGCTGTCGTCTTTATTCCTTGTGGACATCTGGTCACTTGTAAACAGTGTGCTGAAGCAGTTGACAAGTGTCCCATGTGCTACACAGTCATTACTTTCAAGCAAAAAATTTTCATGTCGTAA